A single Ignavibacteriales bacterium DNA region contains:
- the ettA gene encoding energy-dependent translational throttle protein EttA: protein MAVEVNKIIYSMIGVSKYYNKKAVLKDIYLSYFYGAKIGVLGLNGSGKSSLLKILAGVDKEFNGETTVSPGYTIGYLEQEPQLDETKTVKEIVQQSVQNIVDLLREFDEINAKFAEPMDDDEMTRLLEKQGEVQEKLDANNAWDLDARLEMAMDALRCPDGDTPVKVLSGGEKRRVALCRLLLTKPDILLLDEPTNHLDAETVAWLERHLQEYAGTVIAVTHDRYFLDNVAGWILELDNGEGIPYKGNYSSWLEQKQQRLALEEKRESERQRTLARELEWIRMAPKARHAKSKARITAYENLLAQKNEQREKELQLYIPPGPRLGNTVINAEGVMKAYGDNILVEDMNFSIPAGAIVGIIGPNGAGKTTLFKMINGVEKPDAGNLIVGETVKLAYADQNREALKADKSIWELVSGGEDIITLGNRQVNSRAYVAQFNFSGADQQKKVSVLSGGERNRVQLALMLKEEANVLLLDEPTNDLDVNTMRALEEGIENFAGCALIISHDRWFLDRIVTHILAFEGESKVVFFEGSYSEYEAKRKERLGIDADQPHRIKYRHLTRQ from the coding sequence TTGGCAGTTGAAGTCAATAAAATAATTTACTCCATGATAGGGGTAAGCAAATATTATAACAAAAAAGCAGTCCTTAAGGATATTTACCTCTCCTACTTTTACGGGGCAAAAATCGGTGTTCTCGGTCTTAACGGCTCGGGGAAAAGCAGTCTCTTAAAAATCCTTGCCGGAGTTGATAAAGAGTTTAACGGCGAAACTACGGTTTCCCCCGGTTACACAATCGGCTATCTTGAACAGGAACCGCAGCTTGATGAAACCAAGACCGTAAAGGAAATCGTCCAGCAGAGTGTGCAGAACATTGTTGACCTGCTAAGGGAGTTTGATGAAATTAACGCAAAGTTTGCCGAGCCGATGGATGATGACGAGATGACTAGGCTCCTCGAAAAACAGGGAGAGGTTCAGGAAAAACTTGATGCAAATAACGCATGGGATCTTGATGCACGCCTTGAAATGGCGATGGATGCACTCCGCTGTCCGGACGGAGATACTCCGGTAAAAGTTTTATCAGGCGGAGAAAAGCGCCGTGTTGCACTCTGCCGTCTGCTGCTCACCAAGCCGGATATATTGCTGCTTGATGAACCAACAAACCATCTTGATGCTGAAACTGTTGCATGGCTTGAGCGCCATCTGCAGGAATATGCAGGAACAGTTATTGCAGTAACCCACGACCGTTACTTTCTTGATAATGTAGCTGGATGGATTCTTGAGCTTGATAACGGTGAGGGAATTCCATACAAAGGAAATTACTCCTCCTGGCTTGAGCAGAAGCAGCAGCGTCTTGCTCTTGAAGAGAAACGGGAGTCTGAACGCCAGCGGACGCTTGCCAGAGAGTTGGAATGGATTCGCATGGCACCAAAAGCACGTCATGCAAAATCAAAAGCAAGAATTACCGCTTATGAAAACCTGCTCGCGCAGAAAAACGAACAGCGTGAAAAAGAACTTCAGTTATATATACCGCCCGGGCCGCGCCTCGGCAATACCGTAATCAATGCCGAAGGTGTGATGAAAGCGTATGGAGATAATATCCTGGTTGAGGATATGAATTTCTCCATTCCGGCAGGAGCCATCGTTGGAATCATCGGACCTAACGGAGCAGGTAAAACAACTCTCTTTAAAATGATTAACGGTGTTGAGAAACCTGATGCAGGAAATCTTATAGTAGGTGAAACAGTAAAACTCGCTTATGCAGATCAGAACCGCGAAGCGCTTAAAGCTGATAAGTCAATCTGGGAACTGGTTTCAGGCGGTGAGGATATCATAACACTGGGAAACCGTCAGGTGAACTCTCGTGCTTATGTGGCACAGTTTAACTTTTCCGGAGCAGACCAGCAGAAAAAAGTTTCTGTGCTCTCTGGCGGAGAAAGAAACCGTGTGCAGCTTGCGCTTATGCTCAAAGAAGAAGCAAATGTACTTTTACTTGATGAGCCGACCAATGATCTGGATGTGAACACCATGCGTGCCCTTGAAGAAGGCATCGAAAACTTCGCCGGCTGCGCACTGATTATCTCTCACGACCGGTGGTTCCTTGACCGCATTGTTACTCATATTCTGGCTTTTGAAGGGGAAAGTAAAGTAGTCTTTTTTGAAGGCAGCTACTCTGAGTATGAAGCTAAGCGCAAAGAGCGGCTCGGCATTGATGCAGACCAGCCCCACAGAATAAAATACCGCCACCTCACGAGACAATAG
- a CDS encoding Fe-S cluster assembly protein HesB has product MKQKITKEFKSAHRIKGAVRDKTSLMKLRKKILSFYAKEGRDLPWRNTNNPYHILVSEFMLQQTQAGRVREYYERFISKLPDLQSLARVKTPVLLKLWSGLGYNSRALRLRTAAQELLRIYDGKFPQEEKLLQKLPGIGEYTSAAILAFAFNKPVPVVDINIRRVLLHELGLDNSVSNDELRVIAKQLIPRGKSALWHNALMDYGASLSAGVKKLYPPLTKQSSFKGSRREARGYILKTLLKEKTAEKKSLLSGIQHPEKEDILAQLEEENFLTVKNGIVRLK; this is encoded by the coding sequence ATGAAGCAAAAAATCACAAAAGAATTTAAATCCGCACATAGAATTAAGGGCGCTGTCAGAGACAAAACATCACTGATGAAGTTGAGGAAGAAAATCCTCTCCTTTTACGCAAAGGAGGGGCGTGATCTGCCCTGGAGGAACACAAACAACCCATACCATATTCTGGTATCAGAGTTTATGCTTCAGCAGACTCAGGCGGGCAGGGTACGTGAATATTATGAACGGTTTATTTCAAAACTCCCTGATCTTCAGTCATTAGCCCGGGTAAAAACACCTGTTCTCCTGAAACTCTGGTCAGGACTGGGATACAACTCACGGGCGCTCCGGCTCCGTACGGCAGCTCAGGAATTACTCAGAATCTATGACGGAAAATTTCCGCAGGAGGAAAAATTGCTACAGAAGCTCCCCGGAATAGGCGAATATACCTCCGCTGCAATTCTTGCGTTTGCGTTTAATAAACCCGTTCCGGTTGTTGATATTAATATACGGCGGGTTTTGCTGCACGAACTTGGACTGGATAACAGCGTAAGTAATGATGAGCTGAGAGTAATCGCGAAACAGCTTATACCCCGCGGTAAGTCAGCCCTTTGGCATAATGCACTGATGGATTACGGTGCATCCCTTTCCGCCGGAGTAAAAAAACTCTACCCTCCATTAACCAAACAAAGCAGCTTTAAGGGTTCGAGACGCGAGGCGCGGGGATATATACTAAAAACACTGCTTAAAGAAAAAACAGCAGAAAAGAAGTCTCTCCTCTCGGGAATTCAGCATCCGGAAAAAGAAGATATACTCGCGCAGCTTGAGGAGGAAAATTTTCTGACGGTAAAAAATGGAATCGTCAGACTGAAATAA
- the trxB gene encoding thioredoxin-disulfide reductase codes for MSENHHKVLIIGSGPAGLTAALYNGRANLSPVIFEGLQPGGQLTITTEVENYPGFEHGIQGPQLMDIMRAQAARFGAKSFYKEVTKVDFSRHPFVIESYDEVHTADAVIISTGASAKLLGLESEKKFMGYGVSACATCDGFFFKNQKVLIIGGGDTAMEEASYLTKHAAEVVLVHRRDEFRASKVMVDRVKKNPKIRIVTSKVPVEVLGSEENGRKVMTGVKLKDTKTGEITVEEANGLFIAIGHQPNTSLFKGVLDMDENGYLIVKPGSTATNIPGVFAAGDVADSKYRQAITAAGTGCMAALDAERWLEANGLGH; via the coding sequence ATGAGCGAAAATCATCACAAAGTACTTATTATCGGTTCCGGCCCTGCCGGACTTACCGCAGCACTCTATAATGGCCGTGCTAACCTGAGTCCTGTAATCTTTGAAGGACTTCAGCCAGGCGGACAGCTTACCATTACCACTGAGGTGGAAAATTATCCCGGATTTGAGCATGGCATTCAGGGGCCCCAGTTAATGGATATTATGCGAGCCCAGGCAGCACGCTTCGGGGCAAAGTCATTTTATAAAGAAGTAACAAAAGTTGACTTCAGCAGACATCCGTTCGTGATTGAATCTTATGATGAAGTGCATACTGCTGACGCGGTTATTATCTCCACCGGGGCTTCAGCAAAACTTCTGGGACTGGAGAGCGAAAAGAAATTTATGGGTTACGGTGTTTCTGCCTGTGCTACCTGCGACGGCTTCTTTTTTAAAAACCAGAAGGTGCTTATTATTGGCGGCGGGGATACTGCAATGGAAGAAGCATCATACCTGACAAAGCATGCCGCGGAGGTTGTTCTGGTTCACCGCCGGGATGAGTTCAGAGCTTCCAAGGTTATGGTTGACAGAGTGAAGAAAAATCCGAAGATCAGAATTGTGACCAGCAAAGTTCCCGTTGAAGTTCTCGGAAGCGAAGAAAACGGACGCAAGGTTATGACCGGTGTAAAATTGAAGGATACCAAAACAGGTGAGATAACTGTTGAGGAAGCAAACGGCCTTTTTATCGCTATCGGACATCAGCCCAATACTTCGCTCTTTAAGGGTGTCCTTGATATGGATGAAAACGGCTACCTGATCGTAAAACCCGGCTCAACCGCCACCAACATTCCGGGCGTTTTTGCGGCCGGAGATGTGGCTGACAGCAAATACCGGCAGGCAATAACCGCAGCTGGTACCGGATGTATGGCTGCTCTGGATGCAGAGCGCTGGCTGGAAGCAAACGGCCTCGGCCACTAA
- a CDS encoding O-methyltransferase has translation MSGFLTKETEHYLEELFRQTDPLLKEMEQFAHEKRIPIIEPGGAAFLDIYLRSLKPKNYLELGTAIGYSAIIAANALPDDAQIVTIEKSADNLVLARKYINRSGFQNKITIAEGEAKELLRGYLAEWDCIFIDADKEDYDELFELSLPLLRNGGVILIDNLLWHGYTASSEVPAYYFRSTEIIRAFNKKLASGDAYHFTIVPAGDGIGVVIKKSGQK, from the coding sequence ATGAGCGGCTTTCTTACAAAGGAAACAGAACACTATTTAGAGGAGCTTTTCAGGCAAACCGACCCTCTGCTTAAGGAGATGGAGCAGTTTGCGCATGAGAAGCGCATCCCTATTATTGAACCTGGCGGGGCTGCTTTTCTTGACATATATCTCCGCTCCCTTAAACCAAAAAACTATCTCGAACTTGGCACTGCCATTGGTTATTCAGCGATCATAGCTGCCAATGCACTGCCCGATGATGCTCAGATTGTAACAATCGAAAAGAGTGCTGATAATCTCGTTCTGGCACGCAAATATATAAACAGGTCGGGTTTTCAAAACAAAATTACCATTGCTGAAGGGGAAGCAAAAGAACTGCTGAGGGGTTATCTGGCTGAGTGGGACTGCATCTTTATTGATGCTGACAAGGAAGACTATGATGAACTCTTTGAACTTTCACTTCCGCTGCTGCGTAATGGAGGAGTGATTTTAATTGATAATCTCCTCTGGCACGGATATACAGCTTCATCTGAAGTTCCGGCTTATTATTTCAGGAGCACAGAAATCATAAGAGCATTTAATAAAAAGCTTGCCTCGGGGGACGCATATCATTTTACCATCGTTCCTGCGGGGGATGGAATTGGCGTTGTTATTAAAAAAAGCGGACAGAAATAA
- the lepA gene encoding elongation factor 4, which yields MENIRNFCIIAHIDHGKSTIADCLLEHTGTITAREAKNQILDDMDLERERGITIKSHAIQMQYKARDGKNYTLNLIDTPGHVDFAYEVSRSLAACEGAVLIVDASQGVEAQTISNLYMAINSGLEIVPVLNKIDLPSAEPERIKHQVIDLIGCKDEDIVLASAKAKLGIEDILEAVVKKIPAPKGDPAAPLQALIFDSIFDSYRGAIAYIRIMNGTLREKDKLRFFAHDIQHEAEEVGVLGLKKIRTNELSAGNVGYLISGIKDVHDTKVGDTITTQKDGAPAPLPGYQEVKPMVYSGLFPTNSEDFEDLRDALEKFKLNDSALVSQPESSAALGFGFRCGFLGLLHMEIVQERLYREFNQSIITTLPNVEYIAYKKSGEQVIVDNPADMPAVGDLEIIEEPYVKAQIVCPSEYVGNIMKLAMDKRGQYKNTSYLDPTRADLTFEFPLAEIIFDFYDKLKSTTRGYASFDYELIGYKESDLVRLDILLNGEAVDSLSMIVHRSKAYDWGRKVCDKLKDLIPKQMFEISIQAAIGTKVISKSTVKALRKNVLAKCYGGDISRKRKLLEKQKEGKKRMKQVGNVEIPQEAFLAVLQIED from the coding sequence ATGGAAAATATTCGGAATTTCTGCATAATTGCCCACATTGACCATGGTAAATCCACCATTGCGGACTGTCTTCTTGAGCATACCGGCACTATAACCGCCCGGGAAGCCAAGAACCAGATTCTTGATGATATGGACCTGGAAAGGGAACGGGGGATTACCATTAAATCCCACGCTATTCAGATGCAGTACAAAGCGCGGGACGGTAAAAACTATACCCTTAACCTGATTGATACTCCGGGACACGTTGACTTCGCCTATGAGGTCTCCCGTTCTCTGGCTGCCTGTGAAGGGGCAGTTCTGATTGTGGATGCCTCTCAGGGGGTGGAAGCTCAGACCATCAGTAACCTTTATATGGCCATAAACTCCGGTCTGGAAATTGTGCCGGTTCTGAACAAAATTGACCTCCCCAGCGCTGAGCCGGAAAGAATTAAGCATCAGGTGATTGACCTGATCGGCTGTAAGGATGAGGATATCGTGCTTGCCAGCGCAAAAGCAAAGCTCGGCATTGAAGATATTCTTGAAGCAGTGGTTAAAAAAATACCCGCACCTAAGGGCGACCCGGCCGCACCGCTTCAGGCGCTGATATTTGATTCCATATTCGACTCCTACCGCGGAGCAATTGCATATATACGGATCATGAACGGTACTCTGCGCGAAAAAGACAAACTCCGTTTCTTTGCGCATGATATACAGCATGAAGCTGAAGAGGTTGGCGTACTTGGTCTTAAAAAAATCCGTACGAATGAACTGAGCGCGGGCAATGTGGGCTATCTTATTTCCGGCATTAAAGATGTTCATGATACCAAAGTGGGTGACACCATAACAACGCAAAAAGACGGTGCGCCTGCTCCTCTGCCTGGTTATCAGGAAGTAAAGCCGATGGTATATAGCGGGCTTTTCCCCACGAACTCAGAAGATTTTGAAGATTTACGTGATGCTCTCGAAAAGTTTAAACTGAATGATTCCGCTCTGGTCTCACAGCCGGAGTCATCAGCAGCACTCGGGTTTGGTTTCCGGTGCGGATTCCTTGGTCTGCTTCACATGGAAATTGTGCAGGAGCGGCTTTACCGTGAGTTTAATCAGTCCATTATCACAACACTTCCTAACGTTGAGTATATCGCGTACAAAAAAAGCGGGGAACAGGTCATAGTTGATAACCCTGCTGATATGCCCGCCGTTGGAGATCTTGAAATAATTGAAGAGCCGTATGTAAAGGCACAGATTGTGTGCCCGAGTGAATATGTGGGCAATATCATGAAGCTTGCGATGGACAAGCGGGGGCAGTATAAAAACACTTCATATCTTGATCCGACCCGTGCTGATCTGACATTTGAATTTCCGCTGGCTGAAATCATTTTTGATTTTTATGACAAACTGAAATCCACAACACGCGGTTATGCATCGTTCGATTACGAACTGATTGGCTATAAAGAATCTGATCTGGTGCGTCTTGATATACTGCTCAATGGCGAGGCGGTTGACTCCCTCTCCATGATTGTGCACCGCTCCAAAGCGTATGACTGGGGCAGGAAAGTCTGCGACAAACTGAAAGATTTGATACCCAAACAGATGTTTGAAATTTCCATTCAGGCGGCTATTGGAACTAAAGTAATATCAAAATCCACCGTTAAAGCGCTCCGTAAAAACGTTCTTGCCAAATGTTACGGCGGTGATATATCCCGTAAGCGCAAACTGCTTGAAAAACAGAAAGAAGGAAAGAAGCGGATGAAACAGGTGGGCAACGTTGAGATACCGCAGGAGGCATTCCTGGCGGTTCTGCAGATAGAGGACTGA
- the lepB gene encoding signal peptidase I translates to MEDRADLPEEKPVRSRHFGLSVREYIRVTIIAIILVIFLRTFVLEAYRIPTSSMENTLLPGDLILVEKLSYGHLNEFEIPFTSIKFPVFNLPDFSQPERNDVLVFQYPGDRDEYIPSRQENYIKRIAALPGDIVVIRKDTVYINGRPLETPEGVFYKREKKEWRDDRIFPPGKEWSSLSYGPLFVPKSGDTLHLNPFTIDEWRVFINRELRRPAVSVEGGKVHIDGYETEEYIVKKNYYFVLGDNRDDSMDSRYWGFVPEDHIIGRAFMIYWSLDPSAFSIMDALRSDRILKKVH, encoded by the coding sequence ATGGAAGACCGGGCTGACCTTCCTGAAGAAAAGCCCGTCAGGAGCAGGCACTTTGGTCTGAGCGTGAGGGAATATATACGCGTGACCATTATTGCAATTATTCTGGTTATTTTCCTCAGAACATTTGTGCTTGAGGCATACCGCATTCCCACCTCTTCCATGGAAAACACACTGCTTCCCGGTGACCTTATACTTGTTGAGAAACTTTCATACGGGCATCTTAACGAATTCGAAATTCCTTTTACCAGTATTAAATTCCCCGTTTTTAACCTGCCCGATTTTTCACAGCCGGAGCGGAATGATGTGCTTGTGTTTCAGTATCCCGGTGACAGGGATGAATACATTCCCTCCCGTCAGGAAAATTATATAAAGAGAATCGCAGCACTACCGGGAGATATTGTTGTTATCCGCAAAGACACGGTTTATATTAACGGCCGGCCTCTGGAAACCCCCGAAGGTGTATTTTATAAAAGAGAAAAAAAGGAATGGCGGGATGACAGGATTTTCCCTCCGGGCAAGGAGTGGAGCAGTCTTTCCTACGGTCCTTTGTTTGTCCCAAAGTCAGGGGATACCCTTCATTTGAATCCTTTTACCATTGATGAGTGGCGTGTGTTTATTAACCGTGAACTGCGCAGACCGGCGGTCTCAGTCGAAGGGGGCAAAGTACACATTGACGGGTATGAAACAGAAGAGTATATTGTAAAGAAAAATTATTACTTTGTTCTTGGTGATAACCGTGATGACAGTATGGACAGCCGGTACTGGGGATTCGTGCCTGAAGACCATATCATTGGCAGGGCATTCATGATTTACTGGTCGCTTGACCCTTCTGCATTTTCAATTATGGATGCACTCCGGTCAGACCGGATACTAAAAAAAGTTCATTGA
- a CDS encoding Rieske (2Fe-2S) protein, whose protein sequence is MEEGYIKICLLSELQEGRGKRIYMDEHPLAVFLVKGRVYVTDNICPHQHSNILHEGFLEQGFVVCPSHGWSFSLETGMQPDGRRGITSYPVHVRQGVIYAKFIPKKYSW, encoded by the coding sequence GTGGAAGAAGGGTATATTAAAATCTGCCTACTTTCTGAACTGCAGGAGGGCAGGGGAAAACGGATATATATGGATGAACATCCTCTGGCGGTGTTTCTGGTGAAGGGCAGGGTCTATGTGACGGACAATATCTGTCCGCATCAGCATTCAAATATTTTGCATGAGGGATTTCTTGAACAGGGATTTGTCGTCTGTCCATCACACGGGTGGTCATTTTCTCTGGAAACCGGAATGCAGCCGGATGGCAGAAGGGGGATTACTTCGTATCCAGTCCATGTCAGGCAGGGGGTGATCTATGCAAAGTTTATCCCTAAAAAGTATTCCTGGTAA
- a CDS encoding GIY-YIG nuclease family protein produces the protein MKSAYSYTLNFMGYITEDEIHNLPDSSGVFCVYEASRPDHSPGMVMERLLYIGEAGNLRNRLLNCEHMSVWQFSVKAKNRLAFSYALIDSFNRLRVNAALVFYHKPPFNKEYLENFPFHPTIVRSRGETSLLDTMFSVARK, from the coding sequence TTGAAATCCGCGTATTCATATACGCTTAATTTTATGGGTTATATCACGGAAGATGAGATTCATAATCTTCCGGATAGTTCCGGTGTATTCTGTGTTTATGAGGCCTCACGGCCCGATCACAGCCCTGGTATGGTTATGGAACGGCTGCTTTATATCGGCGAGGCGGGCAATTTAAGGAACCGTTTACTTAACTGTGAACATATGAGTGTCTGGCAGTTTTCCGTTAAAGCGAAAAACCGGCTGGCTTTCTCATATGCCCTAATTGACTCTTTCAACCGGCTGCGCGTTAATGCAGCACTGGTCTTTTATCATAAACCCCCTTTTAATAAAGAATATCTGGAGAATTTTCCGTTTCATCCGACCATTGTGAGAAGCAGAGGAGAAACTTCCCTGCTTGATACGATGTTTTCGGTGGCGAGAAAGTAA
- the queG gene encoding tRNA epoxyqueuosine(34) reductase QueG, producing MELSREDIIRRLAAEFGFELCGFANAEELEKESVHLGAWLERGYHAGMAYMERNQDKRKNPALVHEGVRSVISLGMIYNTPDQHEHREGEGKISRYAWGDDYHYIMWERLEKMCAAIRGIYPEFTFRYYVDTGPVMDKVWAVRAGLGWMGKHTNIISREKGSWFFIANIFTNLVLAPDTPLEDFCGSCTACIDACPTGAIVQPWQVDAGKCISYLTIENKGEISSEFDGKFDGWIFGCDVCQDVCPWNNKFGALSSEKGFLPRHGETSLSLQYISDLDNGKFRDRFSGSPVLRTKLKGLKRNADFLSRKDTNEGGRK from the coding sequence ATGGAACTCAGCCGGGAAGATATTATCCGAAGACTTGCCGCGGAATTCGGTTTTGAGTTGTGCGGTTTCGCGAATGCTGAAGAACTTGAGAAAGAATCCGTTCATCTTGGTGCATGGCTTGAGCGCGGATATCATGCCGGAATGGCGTATATGGAACGGAATCAGGACAAACGGAAAAATCCCGCGCTTGTGCATGAAGGTGTCCGTTCGGTTATCTCCCTAGGGATGATATATAACACACCCGATCAGCATGAACACAGGGAAGGGGAAGGCAAGATTTCACGGTATGCGTGGGGGGATGATTATCACTATATCATGTGGGAGCGGCTGGAAAAAATGTGTGCCGCAATCCGCGGGATATATCCGGAGTTTACCTTCCGTTATTATGTGGATACAGGTCCTGTCATGGATAAAGTATGGGCAGTGAGAGCAGGTTTAGGGTGGATGGGAAAGCATACCAACATTATCAGCCGGGAAAAAGGAAGCTGGTTTTTTATCGCGAATATTTTTACGAATCTTGTTTTAGCTCCGGACACACCTCTTGAAGATTTCTGCGGGAGCTGCACCGCCTGCATTGATGCCTGCCCCACCGGTGCTATAGTGCAGCCCTGGCAGGTAGATGCGGGCAAATGTATATCCTATCTCACCATTGAAAATAAAGGGGAAATTAGTTCGGAATTTGACGGAAAGTTTGACGGCTGGATTTTTGGCTGTGATGTCTGCCAGGATGTCTGTCCGTGGAATAATAAATTCGGGGCGCTCAGCTCAGAAAAAGGATTTCTTCCCAGACATGGTGAAACAAGTCTTTCTCTTCAATATATTTCTGATCTTGATAACGGAAAATTCCGTGACCGGTTTAGCGGCAGTCCCGTGCTGAGAACAAAACTGAAAGGTCTGAAGCGGAACGCGGATTTTCTGAGCAGGAAGGACACAAATGAAGGGGGAAGGAAGTGA
- a CDS encoding S8 family serine peptidase yields the protein MKSLLYSTLLLILILSSAAEAQRPGEKYFIFFRDKGVAENTLMKGSDIFNEALSRLSPEAIERRKLVLGEENIISYEDLPLRSEYIQQLESEGINIHHRLRWFNAVSAYLTPQQRARVSGFSFVEKLEKVKSFTSVRMPDTQEDNVYQPGLNKNFIEYGESYVQLQMNEIPAVHRKGITGQGVMLGLLDTGFDWQLHNSLKTRNVVSEYDFVFNDNVTANQEGDVASQHNHGTYVFSIAGGYQDSVMIGAAYNASFLLAKTEDVRSERNVEEDNYAAALEWMENRGVRITSSSLGYNTFDTNQVSYTYSQMDGKTTIVTRAAELAFSKGVLTITAAGNEGNGLWKYIVAPADGFNTIAIGAVTSLDSVASFSGIGPTPDGRMKPELVAVGVNTYGARASTPNQYQSNSGTSAATPIASGAAALVWSAFPHLTNKQVRNLLISTAGSFKRPNFYRGYGLINVKKALELPAVKNTPGGIVAEKIFFDSVYANYGAYIFISKNNRDFDSVQMIFDGGFKYQAALPAVGINDPLYFYIKYESAAGELTTLPAGGTWYSPDPAVSDVAFEPAARIQDFSLEQNYPNPFNGSTAFQFYTASPVEGEVVVYNILGQKIKTIYSGQIRSGYSTFLWSGLNDHNVPVSSGAYIYAVRSAKANAYKKLMLLK from the coding sequence ATGAAATCACTATTGTATTCAACTCTGCTCCTGATTCTTATATTGAGCAGCGCTGCAGAGGCGCAGAGACCGGGCGAAAAATATTTTATCTTCTTCCGTGATAAAGGGGTTGCTGAGAATACCCTTATGAAAGGTTCGGATATTTTTAATGAGGCGCTCAGCCGACTCTCCCCTGAGGCCATCGAAAGAAGGAAATTAGTTCTGGGTGAGGAAAATATCATCAGTTATGAAGACCTGCCCCTGCGATCAGAATATATACAGCAGCTTGAATCAGAAGGAATCAACATCCATCACCGGCTCAGGTGGTTTAATGCGGTGAGTGCGTATCTTACCCCTCAGCAGAGAGCCAGGGTGAGCGGTTTTTCTTTTGTTGAAAAACTTGAAAAGGTGAAATCCTTTACCTCAGTCCGGATGCCAGATACTCAGGAAGATAATGTATATCAGCCGGGATTGAATAAAAATTTTATTGAGTACGGAGAATCGTATGTGCAGCTTCAGATGAATGAAATTCCGGCAGTGCACAGAAAAGGAATTACCGGGCAGGGTGTAATGCTGGGGCTCCTTGACACCGGCTTTGACTGGCAGCTTCATAACTCGCTTAAAACCCGGAATGTTGTGAGCGAATATGACTTTGTATTTAATGATAACGTAACAGCAAATCAGGAAGGGGATGTGGCCTCGCAGCATAATCACGGCACGTATGTTTTTTCAATTGCCGGTGGTTATCAGGATAGCGTTATGATAGGAGCTGCATATAACGCATCATTCCTGTTAGCCAAGACTGAAGATGTCCGTTCAGAAAGAAATGTTGAAGAAGACAACTATGCAGCAGCACTTGAGTGGATGGAAAACCGCGGTGTAAGAATTACCTCCTCTTCACTCGGTTATAACACTTTTGATACAAACCAGGTTTCATATACATATTCTCAGATGGACGGCAAGACAACCATCGTAACCCGTGCTGCAGAACTTGCATTCAGCAAGGGAGTGCTCACTATAACTGCTGCCGGCAATGAAGGTAACGGATTATGGAAGTATATAGTTGCCCCGGCGGACGGATTTAACACGATTGCCATTGGAGCAGTTACCTCGCTCGACTCAGTTGCCTCCTTCAGCGGTATTGGTCCGACCCCGGACGGCAGAATGAAACCTGAACTTGTTGCTGTGGGGGTAAATACGTATGGTGCAAGGGCCTCTACTCCGAATCAATATCAGTCAAACAGCGGCACTTCGGCGGCTACTCCTATTGCTTCAGGAGCCGCTGCACTGGTCTGGTCAGCGTTCCCGCATCTGACTAATAAGCAGGTAAGAAATTTACTGATCAGCACGGCAGGCAGTTTTAAGCGGCCAAACTTTTACCGGGGTTACGGACTTATCAATGTAAAAAAAGCACTTGAACTTCCTGCAGTAAAAAATACACCTGGCGGCATTGTAGCCGAGAAAATATTTTTTGATTCAGTTTATGCCAATTACGGAGCATATATATTTATTTCAAAGAATAACCGAGATTTTGATTCAGTTCAAATGATTTTTGACGGAGGTTTTAAGTATCAGGCGGCACTTCCTGCGGTTGGAATTAATGATCCCCTCTATTTTTATATAAAGTATGAGTCAGCAGCAGGTGAGTTGACCACACTTCCCGCGGGCGGTACCTGGTATTCACCTGATCCGGCCGTATCTGATGTCGCTTTTGAACCCGCAGCACGGATTCAGGATTTCTCTCTTGAGCAGAATTATCCGAATCCCTTTAACGGTTCTACGGCATTTCAGTTTTATACTGCATCACCAGTCGAAGGAGAGGTTGTTGTGTATAATATCCTTGGCCAGAAAATTAAGACGATCTACTCAGGGCAAATCAGATCAGGTTATAGCACCTTCTTATGGAGCGGGCTGAATGATCATAATGTCCCTGTTTCTTCCGGAGCATATATCTATGCTGTCAGGTCAGCAAAAGCCAATGCGTATAAGAAATTAATGCTTCTTAAATGA